From a single Epinephelus fuscoguttatus linkage group LG18, E.fuscoguttatus.final_Chr_v1 genomic region:
- the LOC125905971 gene encoding liver-expressed antimicrobial peptide 2-like: MGTLQERIIVLSVLLCLICAVQVNSLPVPEDWNGLILRTKRSLLWRWNSMKPVGASCRDNLECGTQYCRKNICSFRNST, translated from the exons ATGGGGACTCTTCAGGAAAGAATCATTGTTCTCTCCGTCCTTCTTTGTTTGATCTGTGCTGTTCAG GTCAATTCACTGCCTGTACCTGAAGACTGGAATGGTTTGATCCTGCGGACCAAGCGGTCACTCCTGTGGCGTTGGAACAGCATGAAGCCTGTGGGCGCCAGCTGCAGGGATAACTTAGAGTGTGGCACACAATACTGCAG GAAAAATATCTGCTCCTTCAGGAACTCCACCTGA